The DNA window GCGTTTACCTGAGTCAGAGTGTCAGAGGAGAGATAGTGGGAGGGATTCTCGGCAGCGAGGTAGAAAAGCCGGACACTTCTTCAAGCTTCGAGTTCTTGACGAAGTACGCTAAAAAAGCGAGCGAGCTAATTCCGAAGCTTAAGAGCCTAACGATACTCAGGCAGTGGGCGGGAGTTTACGATGTCGCCAAGGACGATATGCCCGTAGTTGGATTAACCTCCGTCAGCGGCTTCATACAGTTCAACGGGCTCGGAAAATTCGGAATGTGCATCGCTCCAGCTCTGGCAAAGGAGTTGGCAATTTTGATTGTAAGGGGAGAAAACAGAAAAATAGAAAAGTTCAGTCCCCTCAGATTGAAAATTTACCACTAAATTTTTCTCTTCTTTTTGAGAACTTCCTCAAGTTTCTTTTCTATCGGCTCCTCATGAGTGTACGGGCACATCAGATAATGCTCCACAGCTTTTGCTATCGCATCCTTCGTTGCACTCTCACCGGTCTTTTTCTTCAATTCGTTAAGCACGTCCTCCGGCAGCACGGTTTGAGCATGCACGATCTTTACCATCTCCATCACCTATAATGATGATGAGATTGCTGGTATTTAAACTTTGTGCTGAAAGATGCAAAATCTGAATCCTTAAGAGTAAAGAGAGGTTTGCCAAACCTTCCGATGTCGAATCCAGAAACCATGATTCTGTAAAATATACCGGCATTTGATATGTCTCCTACGATTATGTAGCCTACAAGCCTTCCATTTTTTACGTAAAACCTCCAGTAATTCCCTCTGTCCTCTACTTCTTGGTAATTATTCCCGCTCACGTCTCCGGCGACGATAAAGTGGAAACCGAGCTTTTTTAGGCTATTGATAACGTCAGAACCTTCGTAAGGAATCTTATAACCGAGAGCGTTTAAAGCCGCTATCTTCCCTTGCCTTACAGCGTTCCAGTAGTTGGCGAAAACTCCTCTCTCACCGGTAACTCTGTTTTTTGTCTCACAAACGTCTCCACAAGCGTAGATATCCTTTTGGGAGGTCTCCATAAATTCGTTAACTACTATACCTTTTGCAGTATCAAGTTCTTCCTTACAGAAATCGACGTTCGGAATCATGCCGGTAGCTGCGACGAACACATCTCCGGGAAATTCTTCTCCGTTCTCAGTAACAACCGCTTTACAAACTCCTGAGCTGTCAGCCGCGAACTCCGTACCAAAACTGTTGAACACGAGCTCAACTCCCTTGTCTTCAAGTACTTTCTCGACGAATTTCGACGCTTTTTTATCCAACCTCTCGGGCATTATTCTGTCGGTCGCCTCCAAAAGCGTGACGTCAATTCCGATCTCTCTGAGCGTTAAAGCTATCTCTGTTCCCTGAAAACCTCCGCCAACGACAACCGCTTTTTTACACTCACCTCTAACAATTTTAGACCGAAGCTCTCGAACTTGAGTTAGCGACTTGAAATTGTAAACATTCGGAAGATCCAAACCCTTAAGAGGAGCGTAAAGTCTGCTTCCCGAAGCAACTATAATTTTTTCGAACTCGTAGTCTCCTATTTCGGTTGTTATCTTTTTCCTCTTGGCATCTAATTTTTCAACTTTCTCTCCAATTCTCGCATCAACGTTTAGCCTTTCAAAAACGTCTTTTCCTTTCCAGAAAATCTCGTCACCGCCGGTTTTAAGATAGGTTGTCAAGACTGCCGGGTTGTAGGGAGGACATTTCTCAGCGGAAAAAATT is part of the Ferroglobus placidus DSM 10642 genome and encodes:
- a CDS encoding DUF5371 family protein, giving the protein MVKIVHAQTVLPEDVLNELKKKTGESATKDAIAKAVEHYLMCPYTHEEPIEKKLEEVLKKKRKI
- a CDS encoding NAD(P)/FAD-dependent oxidoreductase, whose protein sequence is MIAIVGAGPAGISAAETLRRKTNLPITIFSAEKCPPYNPAVLTTYLKTGGDEIFWKGKDVFERLNVDARIGEKVEKLDAKRKKITTEIGDYEFEKIIVASGSRLYAPLKGLDLPNVYNFKSLTQVRELRSKIVRGECKKAVVVGGGFQGTEIALTLREIGIDVTLLEATDRIMPERLDKKASKFVEKVLEDKGVELVFNSFGTEFAADSSGVCKAVVTENGEEFPGDVFVAATGMIPNVDFCKEELDTAKGIVVNEFMETSQKDIYACGDVCETKNRVTGERGVFANYWNAVRQGKIAALNALGYKIPYEGSDVINSLKKLGFHFIVAGDVSGNNYQEVEDRGNYWRFYVKNGRLVGYIIVGDISNAGIFYRIMVSGFDIGRFGKPLFTLKDSDFASFSTKFKYQQSHHHYR